One Benincasa hispida cultivar B227 chromosome 5, ASM972705v1, whole genome shotgun sequence genomic window carries:
- the LOC120078056 gene encoding uncharacterized protein LOC120078056 produces the protein MNGIQRRKVSNNEKPFPGCLGRMVNLFDLSTGVSRNKLLTDAPHREGSTPRNQADMARMFNHSTNQTEDNRSRTMPELQRASNKRANGTPVKMLIDQEMSEMECTQNPPNVVAKLMGLETLPHQLPGSSVQRNNVRSYPKSKIENHGKPLGCTEQSDLLEEGMKCQVNECSEQKECKDVYEIWQRSPQANYIREKRPKGIESEVVNDRKMALVRQKFVEAKRLATDEKLRQSKEFQDALEVLSSNKDLFVKFLQEPNYLFTQHLNELQSIPPSPETKRITVLRPSKVSRDERFTEFEKQSYRQARLPVQRGQSATLDKSDSKLSPTPAINRTNEYAVAVQPTRIVVLKPSPGRNHDNKPIVSSPGSLPRVVQDGSFNEGYEDVDVKESRTFARNVTQKMCDNLLGHRRDETLLSSVFSNGYTGDESSFEKSENDYAVENLSDLEVMSSSSRHSWEYINRYSSPYSSSSFSRISCSPESSVCREAKKRLSERWSMMTTHGNYQERRHVRRNSSTLGEMLALSDAKKSTVTDNVVNEHEPSELDHCFNSDENIECLDDSPTTLMKSKSVLGSSALFGVLNLEASDLETIKTDDPKLLAKSKGVKSSFNEKVSSLFFSRNKKTSKGKYSGSQTKDEPQSCSAGTLSSSAFIHHSRGLSNAASHSNDGEGCSSGTSFLHLTNVVARGGAVHHEVGLSVKRPFVSGNVGENQEQPSPISVLEPPFFEDDNAHLELSSYLKPRNQEFCMPFKNSLIDKSPPIESIARSIFWDGSYSDSSAPCALKSSPVSTCLEEEQNWHCLVKALLTMSGLSSEAQQCGLLFTRWHSHVNPLDPSLRNKYANLSSKEPMLEAKQRQVRSSRKLVFDCVNAALIDITSQELDHRQTKISSRAHDSNFAEDTSLTLLDCVMVKLKDWVCGEPRCVTGDIGDSNSLVVERVVRKEVGGRNWDEHFKMEMDNLGKEVERRLLEELLEEAVVELTGKV, from the exons ATGAATGGGATTCAGAGAAGAAAAGTTAGTAATAATGAAAAGCCTTTCCCTGGCTGTCTGGGAAGAATGGTGAACCTCTTTGATCTGAGTACGGGTGTCTCTAGGAACAAGCTTCTTACTGATGCACCACATCGTGAAG GTTCTActccaaggaatcaggctgACATGGCAAGGATGTTTAATCACTCCACAAATCAGACTGAAGATAATCGG AGTCGGACAATGCCAGAATTGCAGAGAGCATCAAATAAGAGAGCAAATGGAACACCTGTGAAGATGCTTATAGATCAAGAGATGTCCGAAATGGAGTGTACACAAAATCCACCCAATGTGGTTGCAAAGCTAATGGGGCTTGAAACTCTCCCTCACCAGCTTCCTGGTTCATCTGTTCAAAGAAATAATGTTAGAAGTTATCCGAAGAGTAAAATTGAAAACCATGGAAAGCCATTAGGATGCACGGAACAAAGTGATTTATTAGAAGAGGGAATGAAATGCCAAGTCAATGAATGTTCAGAGCAGAAAGAATGTAAagatgtttatgaaatatggcagCGATCTCCACAGGCAAATTATATTAGAGAAAAACGGCCAAAGGGAATAGAAAGTGAAGTTGTGAATGATAGAAAGATGGCTCTTGTTCGCCAGAAGTTTGTAGAAGCAAAACGTCTGGCTACAGACGAGAAACTGCGGCAATCCAAAGAATTTCAAGATGCACTAGAAGTTTTAAGTTCcaataaagatttatttgtcAAGTTTCTGCAGGAGCCAAATTATTTGTTTACTCAGCATCTGAATGAACTCCAGTCCATCCCTCCATCTCCTGAGACAAAGCGCATCACTGTTCTTAGACCTTCAAAGGTGTCTAGGGATGAAAGATTTACTGAATTTGAGAAACAAAGCTATAGACAAGCCAGGCTGCCAGTTCAGAGGGGTCAGTCAGCTACTTTGGATAAAAGTGATTCAAAACTTTCTCCTACTCCAGCTATTAATAGGACTAATGAATATGCAGTAGCTGTTCAACCAACAAGAATAGTGGTTTTAAAGCCAAGTCCTGGGAGGAATCATGATAATAAGCCTATAGTCTCATCGCCTGGTTCATTGCCTAGAGTGGTGCAAGATGGAAGTTTCAATGAAGGATATGAAGATGTTGATGTGAAGGAATCAAGAACATTTGCAAGGAATGTTACTCAGAAAATGTGTGACAATCTCTTGGGTCATCGAAGGGATGAAACTTTGCTATCTTCCGTGTTTTCAAATGGTTATACTGGTGATGAAAGTTCATTTGAAAAATCCGAGAATGACTATGCAGTAGAAAATCTGAGTGACTTGGAAGTCATGTCTTCCTCTTCTCGTCATTCTTGGGAATATATCAACAGATATAGTAGCCCATATTCTTCCTCCTCATTCAGCCGAATATCATGTTCTCCAGAGTCATCAGTGTGCAGAGAAGCTAAGAAGCGACTGTCGGAAAGGTGGTCCATGATGACGACACATGGGAACTATCAAGAGCGTAGGCATGTTAGGAGAAACTCAAGTACATTGGGTGAGATGCTTGCACTGTCAGATGCAAAGAAATCAACAGTAACGGATAATGTAGTTAATGAACATGAACCAAGTGAGTTAGATCACTgttttaatagtgatgaaaacATAGAATGTCTGGATGATTCTCCcacaacacttatgaagtcAAAATCTGTTCTGGGATCTTCTGCATTGTTTGGTGTGCTTAATCTTGAAGCATCAGATCTTGAGACCATCAAAACTGATGATCCAAAGTTGCTAGCAAAGTCAAAGGGTGTTAAGTCATCATTTAATGAGAAAGTTTCAAGTTTATTTTTCTCTAGGAATAAGAAAACAAGTAAAGGAAAATATAGTGGATCTCAAACAAAAGATGAACCCCAATCTTGTAGTGCCGGAACACTCTCATCCTCAGCTTTCATCCATCACTCTAGAGGTTTGAGTAATGCTGCATCTCATTCTAACGATGGTGAAGGGTGCTCATCAGGCACTTCTTTCCTACATTTAACTAATGTGGTTGCAAGAGGAGGTGCAGTTCATCATGAG GTGGGGTTGTCTGTAAAAAGGCCCTTCGTATCTGGAAATGTTGGTGAAAATCAGGAGCAGCCAAGTCCAATATCCGTTCTGGAACCACCGTTTTTTGAAGATGACAACGCACATCTAGAATTGTCCAGCTATTTGAAGCCAAGGAATCAGG AGTTCTGTATGCCATTCAAGAATAGCCTCATCGACAAATCACCACCTATAGAATCAATTGCTCGTAGTATATTTTGGGATGGTTCTTATTCAGATTCATCTGCTCCTTGTGCACTCAAATCTTCACCCGTTTCCACTTGTCTGGAGGAAGAACAAAACTGGCATTGCCTTGTCAAAGCCCTTCTTACAATGTCTGGTCTCAGTAGTGAAGCACAACAATGTGGCTTATTGTTTACTAGATGGCATTCGCATGTCAATCCACTAGATCCATCGCTTAGAAACAAATATGCCAATCTAAGCAGCAAAGAGCCGATGCTTGAGGCCAAGCAAAGGCAGGTGCGATCAAGTAGGAAGCTTGTGTTCGATTGTGTCAACGCTGCCTTGATTGACATAACAAGTCAGGAACTAGATCACAGGCAAACCAAAATATCTAGCAGGGCCCATGACAGCAATTTTGCAGAGGACACATCACTAACATTATTGGACTGTGTTATGGTCAAACTGAAGGATTGGGTTTGTGGTGAACCTAGATGTGTTACAGGAGACATTGGGGACAGCAACAGCCTGGTGGTGGAAAGAGTAGTCAGAAAAGAAGTTGGTGGAAGAAACTGGGATGAGCATTTCAAGATGGAAATGGATAATTTGGGGAAGGAAGTAGAGAGGAGATTACTGGAAGAGCTTTTGGAAGAAGCTGTTGTTGA